The following are encoded in a window of Saccharothrix longispora genomic DNA:
- a CDS encoding lysine biosynthesis protein LysW, which produces MAATACPECEGSVELAESLTQNEILECPDCLSELEVVTTNPPVLALAPEMAEDWGE; this is translated from the coding sequence ATGGCTGCCACGGCCTGCCCCGAGTGCGAGGGCTCCGTCGAACTGGCGGAGTCGCTGACGCAGAACGAGATCCTGGAGTGCCCGGACTGCCTGAGCGAGCTGGAGGTGGTCACCACGAACCCGCCGGTGCTCGCGCTGGCGCCCGAGATGGCCGAGGACTGGGGCGAGTAG